Proteins from one Aureimonas sp. SA4125 genomic window:
- a CDS encoding IS256 family transposase, producing MTEDRLPLAELFAKAGDGDFLRTIAESVMQLLMEVDVEGMIGAGRHERTQERATYRNGYRDRSLDTRLGSLQLRIPKLRQGSYFPPFLEPRKLSEKALVAVIQEAWISGVSTRRVDDLVQAMGLSGIGKSTVSKLCKDIDERVGGFLDRPLTGDWPYLWLDATYLKQREGGRIVSVAAIIAVAVNTDGKREIVGLHIGPSEAETFWSSFLKSLVRRGLSGVKLVISDAHEGLKAAIRRVFSASWQRCRVHWMRNALSYVPKAQQSMAAAALRQAFAQPDRASASQALRHVADQLRGKCPKLGAFIDNSETDVLAHMDFPSQHRTRIHSTNSLERLNKEVKRRADVVGIFPNEGSIIRLIGAVLLEANDEWQIQNRYMQTEPMADLMAMGNTAKPEQISTEVA from the coding sequence ATGACCGAGGACAGACTACCGCTTGCCGAGCTTTTTGCGAAAGCCGGGGACGGCGATTTCCTGAGAACGATAGCCGAGAGCGTGATGCAGCTCCTTATGGAGGTCGACGTTGAAGGCATGATCGGCGCCGGGCGCCACGAACGGACGCAGGAACGGGCGACTTATCGCAATGGCTACCGCGACCGCTCGCTCGACACGCGGCTCGGCTCGTTGCAGCTTCGGATACCCAAGCTTCGGCAGGGCAGCTACTTCCCGCCGTTCCTGGAGCCGAGAAAGCTCTCGGAGAAGGCCTTGGTTGCCGTCATTCAGGAAGCTTGGATCAGCGGCGTTTCCACCCGGCGGGTCGACGATCTGGTACAGGCCATGGGGCTGTCGGGGATCGGCAAGAGCACCGTATCGAAGCTGTGCAAAGACATCGACGAACGCGTCGGCGGCTTCCTCGACCGTCCTCTCACTGGCGACTGGCCCTACCTCTGGCTGGATGCGACCTACCTGAAGCAGCGCGAGGGTGGACGCATCGTTTCGGTCGCCGCCATAATCGCCGTGGCCGTGAACACGGACGGCAAGCGCGAGATCGTCGGCCTTCACATCGGCCCCTCGGAAGCGGAGACGTTTTGGTCGAGCTTCCTCAAGAGCCTCGTGCGCCGCGGCCTGTCCGGCGTGAAGCTCGTGATCTCGGATGCTCACGAAGGGCTGAAAGCCGCCATTCGCCGGGTGTTCAGCGCCTCCTGGCAGCGCTGCCGGGTGCATTGGATGCGCAACGCCCTGTCGTATGTCCCGAAGGCGCAGCAGAGCATGGCGGCGGCCGCGCTGCGCCAAGCCTTCGCCCAGCCCGATCGTGCTAGCGCCAGCCAGGCGCTGCGCCACGTCGCCGACCAGCTTCGGGGAAAGTGTCCAAAGCTCGGGGCCTTCATCGACAACAGCGAGACCGACGTGCTGGCGCACATGGATTTTCCCAGTCAGCACCGGACCCGGATCCATTCGACGAATTCCCTGGAGCGCCTGAACAAGGAGGTGAAGCGGCGTGCCGACGTCGTCGGAATCTTCCCGAACGAGGGATCCATCATCCGGCTCATCGGCGCCGTCCTTCTCGAGGCCAACGACGAATGGCAGATCCAGAACCGCTACATGCAGACCGAACCCATGGCCGACCTCATGGCCATGGGCAACACTGCAAAACCCGAACAGATTTCCACCGAAGTCGCCTGA
- a CDS encoding DNA circularization N-terminal domain-containing protein yields the protein MRDWSSAFRRASFRGVRFWVDEDGPEVGRRVAVHEISGGNVPVVEDMGRRATRFTVSAYVASDLADIEGLALERACATDGPAVLRLPMDPSQLVYCEGCRRNRRKNKNGVITYDLAFVTAGGPGGAAASALGAMRGTMANALGAVGAALAGAF from the coding sequence ATGCGCGACTGGTCTTCGGCCTTCCGGCGAGCCTCCTTTCGTGGCGTGCGCTTCTGGGTCGACGAGGACGGTCCGGAAGTCGGCCGCAGGGTGGCTGTGCACGAGATCTCAGGCGGCAACGTGCCTGTCGTCGAGGACATGGGCCGGCGCGCCACGCGCTTCACGGTCTCGGCCTATGTCGCTAGCGATCTTGCCGACATCGAGGGACTGGCGCTCGAGCGAGCCTGCGCAACCGACGGTCCGGCGGTGCTGCGGCTACCGATGGACCCGTCGCAGCTCGTCTACTGCGAGGGGTGCCGGCGCAATCGGCGAAAGAACAAGAACGGCGTGATCACCTACGACCTCGCCTTCGTCACAGCCGGCGGTCCCGGTGGCGCAGCCGCGTCGGCGCTGGGCGCAATGCGCGGGACCATGGCTAATGCACTTGGCGCCGTCGGCGCCGCCCTTGCCGGAGCGTTCTGA
- a CDS encoding YmfQ family protein produces MRDPGLNTRTVYAPELEPDELTPPAPGDALSDPSVEDLLPGGLAMLPRGAAWGTPDGVAASTTTTLAGLMRTLLSPYTNLYTRLFALTYEARATTLVDSLTDWERDFGLPDACSAFGDSLSERRAALITKVR; encoded by the coding sequence ATGCGTGATCCCGGCCTCAACACGCGAACGGTCTATGCGCCGGAGCTGGAGCCAGACGAGCTGACGCCGCCGGCGCCGGGCGACGCGCTGTCCGACCCAAGCGTCGAGGATCTCCTCCCCGGCGGCCTGGCCATGCTTCCGCGGGGAGCGGCTTGGGGGACGCCGGACGGCGTTGCTGCCAGCACGACCACGACGCTGGCCGGGCTCATGCGCACCCTGCTCTCGCCCTACACTAACCTGTACACCCGGCTTTTCGCGTTGACCTACGAGGCGCGGGCGACGACGCTGGTAGACAGCTTGACAGACTGGGAGCGCGACTTCGGACTGCCGGACGCCTGCTCCGCGTTCGGGGACAGTCTTTCCGAGCGGCGGGCCGCGCTTATTACCAAGGTGCGGTAG
- a CDS encoding DUF2793 domain-containing protein yields the protein MEYQAPFGSTDPDAPYVDRNTPGAVAGSKVPAAAIEDPQRELEYLIAQAGLTPSAADLTQVWQAIRSMLVNRGRTIVGLTRIPNTVVESFQVATPPATPSAGAMYVVANGATGAWAGKAGQIAEYTAAGWIFQGAQDNSIIWANDQSIPYRKVAGAWQQAFASESNYGFVILAAGSDVDALTSASRPVVPLHLGRVIKPLRGPQGIATANNWGDLANVRPGYAPRRLTGLGSNAPAQVTGDGSEFFVHNAQDQGSPNAFFRLALPAAVASGKPLLFATTDNAGAHSPWVELIDDRSLKAAFQQRASFSLLFPHVNRIDGVFDFATGANTVTILPTVEFTWRGLLKFNLQEYLNLHGAGALTFTVASGFTHHIRWYPPGSANAPAGTWPLGRWMARNVADTTYNPSLFPEDNAALDGNHDNMLAARVVVSGGGAVTLTRLVNRGVINFNTVLTVPVTGGPDSFSGSATLPLNLAMTPYAYAIPEGVQSTYGAAGASDLRVFSTDVNRYGINVYVGNFSRLTTNPTFRVGCHI from the coding sequence ATGGAATATCAAGCCCCGTTCGGGTCCACCGACCCGGACGCGCCCTATGTCGACCGCAATACGCCTGGAGCGGTAGCTGGCTCGAAAGTGCCGGCAGCGGCTATCGAGGACCCACAGCGCGAACTCGAATACCTGATTGCGCAAGCCGGGTTGACGCCATCAGCGGCCGACCTGACACAGGTGTGGCAGGCGATCCGCTCGATGCTCGTCAATCGCGGCCGCACGATCGTCGGCCTGACGCGCATTCCCAATACTGTCGTAGAGTCGTTTCAGGTGGCAACCCCACCGGCAACCCCGTCCGCAGGGGCGATGTACGTCGTTGCGAACGGCGCGACCGGCGCCTGGGCGGGGAAGGCAGGGCAGATCGCTGAATACACGGCAGCCGGGTGGATATTTCAGGGTGCGCAGGACAATTCGATCATATGGGCCAACGATCAGTCTATCCCTTATCGAAAAGTTGCTGGCGCCTGGCAGCAGGCCTTCGCGTCTGAAAGCAACTACGGTTTCGTCATCCTGGCGGCGGGGTCCGATGTCGATGCTCTGACCAGCGCAAGTCGCCCTGTCGTGCCCCTGCACCTCGGGCGCGTCATCAAGCCTCTGCGCGGGCCGCAGGGGATAGCCACCGCCAACAATTGGGGCGACTTAGCCAACGTCAGGCCAGGGTATGCGCCGCGGCGGTTGACTGGTCTGGGGAGCAACGCGCCTGCACAGGTTACCGGCGACGGCTCCGAGTTCTTCGTGCACAACGCGCAGGATCAAGGTTCACCAAACGCGTTTTTCCGCCTCGCGCTGCCAGCAGCTGTTGCTTCCGGCAAACCTCTTTTGTTTGCGACGACCGATAATGCTGGCGCCCACAGCCCATGGGTCGAGCTCATTGACGATCGATCTCTAAAGGCTGCATTTCAGCAGCGAGCGTCGTTTTCGTTGCTGTTTCCGCACGTCAATCGGATCGACGGTGTTTTCGACTTCGCAACAGGGGCGAATACGGTCACCATACTTCCAACAGTTGAGTTCACCTGGCGCGGCCTCTTGAAGTTCAACCTTCAGGAATACCTCAACCTCCACGGTGCCGGAGCCCTGACCTTCACTGTCGCGTCTGGCTTCACCCACCATATCCGGTGGTATCCGCCAGGCTCTGCAAACGCTCCTGCGGGCACTTGGCCTTTGGGCCGGTGGATGGCGCGCAACGTGGCGGACACCACCTACAACCCGAGCCTTTTTCCGGAAGATAACGCCGCTCTCGATGGAAACCACGACAACATGCTCGCCGCTCGGGTGGTTGTGAGTGGTGGCGGTGCGGTCACTCTGACCCGTCTCGTGAACCGCGGCGTCATCAACTTCAACACGGTTCTCACCGTTCCTGTCACCGGCGGGCCCGACTCCTTTTCCGGTTCAGCGACGTTGCCGCTCAATCTGGCGATGACACCTTATGCCTACGCCATCCCCGAAGGCGTGCAGTCCACCTATGGGGCAGCGGGTGCCAGTGACCTCCGCGTCTTCAGCACTGACGTGAACAGGTATGGGATCAACGTCTATGTCGGCAATTTCTCGCGACTGACAACCAATCCGACATTCCGCGTCGGCTGCCACATTTGA
- a CDS encoding phage tail tape measure protein, which translates to MAKTIEALLRLKAENQTLKAFNQVSGSLDKINKKARQVSRAQEAAAQASRFDRVAASTHRAETAMLGYGRVVGALATGAAAKEIVTQAADFESRLTGIQKKAGLTSEQMAGLGNEIKTLATSGSLAVSIEDIMGAYERGAAAGLPIDQLKDFATLSAKAADAFEMSSEDVGNAAAGFKTAFKIDTAEVSKLFDLINSLADSGISDEKDIVDFIDRSGASLKLFGQSQQQVAALGATLLNLKMPAEVASRAMNTLSGKLLAPGSDKAEQSLRNIVKDTTKFQKLLKDDPNEALMLFLDKVGEMDKFNAVENLNGLLGAGFSDEVLRLAKGADEYHRNLKLAGNEAEWFGSLDKSYSLKLDDFWSQWQLMKNTISTTAIDIGDMGMPALKATMEGVKYTVGEINKGLKAFKGDLDWEEIDKAQEAVSDLGSKITELLGMNTGDSAIFVFFHDLAGAVNDVAAGVNKVENSDLFKVMSGNKQAAADVIGATVNPETGRLNKGAMDGGLFPGLTKFLAGATDSPDQMPGRIVYPPIRYNPVVPTFAQPEGDLGHKTEAIPTPHWRPEPDAPSRAPEDGASALRSELTGPVPVIVDNVDALMPTTLVEPRAAPVATPLARTPVTAPVIGAREAEAASLHALRALRGSDPEVFSQSQEKPRAAKVALLPPQQVVTPAPLPDTMVLRVQEPAPLPTLKSSDRPADFGTGAYSDTPVATVQPFPEPVTAGMPSPMPVLVDNIAELMPAPSPIAPNWGLTAPVVSAREADMASMAAMRQQYGGLLNSEGQSFQPGTTGQDVTDEVDPDALRQAMEAGAQSIAQSGETVAQGGRDAQAAIDQSGAQLPTQGQQAGQALAAAAGAGLTSHAAAAGAAMAQAFNANVKVPAAPRMPAALPAANRAPATTMPDAGKAGG; encoded by the coding sequence ATGGCAAAGACAATCGAGGCACTTCTCCGGCTGAAGGCCGAGAACCAGACTCTCAAAGCGTTCAACCAGGTCAGCGGCAGCCTGGACAAGATCAACAAGAAGGCGAGGCAGGTCAGCCGGGCGCAGGAGGCGGCAGCCCAAGCGAGTCGCTTTGATCGGGTCGCGGCCAGCACGCATCGGGCCGAGACGGCAATGCTCGGCTACGGCCGCGTCGTTGGCGCACTGGCCACGGGTGCAGCGGCCAAGGAGATCGTGACGCAGGCCGCCGACTTTGAGTCCCGACTGACAGGCATCCAGAAAAAGGCGGGACTGACCAGCGAGCAGATGGCCGGTCTCGGCAATGAGATCAAGACTCTGGCGACATCCGGCAGTTTAGCTGTGTCCATCGAGGACATCATGGGGGCCTATGAGCGGGGTGCGGCGGCTGGTCTCCCGATCGACCAGCTGAAGGATTTTGCCACCCTTTCCGCCAAGGCGGCCGACGCTTTCGAGATGTCGTCGGAAGACGTCGGCAACGCCGCTGCCGGGTTCAAGACCGCGTTCAAGATCGACACGGCCGAGGTGTCGAAGCTGTTCGACCTGATCAACTCGCTGGCTGACAGCGGCATCAGCGACGAGAAGGACATCGTCGACTTCATTGATCGGTCCGGCGCTTCCTTGAAGCTCTTCGGGCAATCCCAGCAACAAGTTGCGGCCCTCGGCGCAACCTTGCTCAATCTGAAAATGCCGGCTGAAGTCGCCTCCCGCGCCATGAACACCCTGAGCGGCAAGCTGCTGGCTCCAGGCTCCGATAAGGCGGAGCAGTCGCTGAGAAACATCGTCAAGGACACGACGAAATTTCAGAAGCTGTTGAAGGATGACCCGAACGAAGCCTTGATGCTGTTTCTCGACAAAGTCGGCGAAATGGACAAATTCAACGCTGTCGAGAACCTCAATGGGCTGCTGGGGGCTGGATTTTCGGACGAGGTTCTGCGGCTGGCCAAAGGCGCCGACGAGTACCACCGAAACCTGAAGCTGGCCGGCAACGAAGCGGAATGGTTCGGATCGCTCGACAAGTCCTACAGCCTGAAACTTGATGATTTCTGGTCGCAGTGGCAGCTGATGAAGAACACGATCTCCACGACCGCGATTGACATAGGCGACATGGGAATGCCGGCTCTGAAGGCCACCATGGAGGGTGTCAAGTACACCGTCGGCGAGATCAACAAGGGGCTGAAGGCGTTCAAAGGCGACCTCGATTGGGAGGAGATTGATAAGGCGCAGGAGGCGGTCTCCGACCTCGGGTCAAAGATCACCGAGCTGCTTGGCATGAACACCGGTGACTCGGCGATTTTCGTCTTCTTTCACGATCTTGCCGGCGCGGTGAACGATGTTGCCGCCGGCGTCAACAAAGTCGAGAACAGCGATCTGTTCAAGGTCATGTCCGGCAACAAGCAGGCCGCTGCCGATGTCATTGGAGCCACCGTTAATCCGGAGACGGGCCGACTGAACAAAGGCGCGATGGATGGCGGGCTTTTCCCCGGCCTGACAAAGTTTCTCGCGGGGGCGACAGACAGCCCGGATCAGATGCCGGGCCGGATCGTCTACCCGCCCATCCGCTACAATCCCGTCGTGCCAACGTTCGCGCAGCCGGAGGGCGACCTCGGCCACAAGACAGAGGCAATTCCAACACCCCACTGGCGCCCGGAGCCCGATGCTCCGTCGCGGGCACCCGAGGACGGTGCTTCGGCGCTTCGATCCGAGTTGACCGGCCCGGTGCCGGTCATTGTCGACAACGTCGACGCACTCATGCCGACTACACTCGTCGAGCCGCGCGCCGCGCCTGTTGCCACGCCATTGGCTCGGACCCCGGTGACGGCACCCGTAATAGGGGCGCGGGAAGCGGAAGCTGCATCGCTTCATGCGCTTCGGGCGCTGCGCGGGTCGGATCCGGAAGTGTTTTCCCAGAGCCAGGAGAAACCCCGCGCAGCGAAAGTCGCTTTGCTGCCTCCGCAGCAAGTGGTCACGCCCGCGCCACTGCCGGACACAATGGTGTTGCGGGTGCAAGAGCCCGCGCCGCTTCCGACCCTCAAATCAAGTGATCGCCCCGCCGACTTCGGCACCGGCGCCTATTCCGACACGCCGGTTGCGACAGTGCAGCCTTTCCCCGAGCCTGTCACTGCGGGAATGCCGAGTCCGATGCCGGTTCTCGTCGACAACATCGCTGAACTGATGCCCGCACCGAGCCCGATCGCGCCGAATTGGGGACTGACCGCTCCGGTCGTTAGCGCCCGCGAGGCGGACATGGCGTCAATGGCGGCAATGCGCCAGCAGTACGGCGGATTGCTCAATTCCGAGGGGCAGTCCTTCCAGCCTGGCACCACCGGACAGGACGTCACCGACGAGGTCGACCCGGACGCATTGCGCCAGGCGATGGAGGCCGGGGCGCAGTCGATCGCGCAGAGCGGCGAGACGGTCGCCCAGGGCGGACGGGATGCGCAGGCGGCGATCGACCAGAGCGGGGCGCAGCTGCCGACACAGGGACAACAGGCGGGCCAAGCCCTCGCAGCGGCAGCCGGCGCGGGGTTGACGAGCCATGCGGCCGCTGCAGGCGCGGCCATGGCGCAGGCGTTCAACGCCAATGTGAAAGTCCCGGCGGCACCGCGCATGCCGGCGGCACTACCGGCGGCCAACCGCGCGCCGGCGACGACTATGCCGGACGCAGGCAAGGCAGGGGGGTAA
- a CDS encoding phage GP46 family protein, with product MRIVPLGETGEPLLSPDLIWDTLSQTGDIAISPLSDPVNPGGLVSRAAIATAVIICLQTDIRVEATELRDGDTNKGWPGDGFDLQPGEVPLGSRLWQLRRSALSEGIELMAEDFAREALQTLIDQGVAVRIDITATADRPANRLDLAIALYGRAGTAIYQGRFAVLWDQSGAR from the coding sequence ATGAGGATTGTCCCTCTTGGCGAAACCGGCGAGCCACTGCTTTCGCCCGACCTCATCTGGGATACGCTGTCGCAGACCGGCGACATCGCGATCTCGCCGCTCAGTGATCCGGTCAATCCAGGCGGGCTCGTCTCTCGGGCCGCCATCGCCACCGCCGTGATCATCTGCCTGCAAACCGACATTCGCGTCGAGGCGACCGAGCTGCGCGACGGCGACACCAACAAGGGGTGGCCCGGCGACGGCTTTGACCTGCAGCCTGGCGAAGTGCCGCTAGGATCGAGGCTGTGGCAGCTGCGCCGCTCGGCCCTCAGCGAGGGCATCGAGCTCATGGCCGAGGATTTTGCGCGAGAGGCGCTGCAGACGCTGATCGACCAAGGCGTCGCGGTGCGGATCGACATCACTGCCACGGCTGATCGTCCGGCGAACCGGCTCGACCTCGCCATTGCGCTCTATGGGCGCGCGGGCACAGCCATTTACCAGGGCCGGTTTGCGGTGCTCTGGGACCAATCCGGAGCGCGGTAA
- a CDS encoding phage tail sheath subtilisin-like domain-containing protein: MPIGFNSIPGNIRAPIIAFEVNSGGQFESVSRLLLIGHKNTDADLVDSVPARCNSDVEAIAIAGKGSMLAEMMIAARRNAPAQDIWLLSTPAVGVAEVRTITVGTLPAAGGTGMLTVAGEPIALTMGAGDTAAAVATALAAAINGYQNALTRSALPFTATSATNVVTLTARHAGAIANDIDVFIPTLTTGNAFTSVLTLATTTAGTGEPDTSAALAAMGDDPFDWIVSPFGDDANMDRYRSVLSDVSGRWAWNRQSYGHVYTQRSGTTAVLTTFGLSFDTRHITVLPRLTGGTDGATPWAYVAAVAARVTPWLSDGALGNVSRNQTGLVVEGVVAPRDRTKWVNDYASRDSFIGSGLSTLTVRSDGQVAIDKLVTMQRTDGAGNVDTTFRDLQKIGQLMYALRRFRARLQAEHGQKAIADSNPGDLLAITTAQDIKATMIATAAEMAGVLENIGEFAQRLDLRRNADNPNRVDIYAPLDMINPLDVIAANATIYSQYRAFSAAA, from the coding sequence ATGCCGATCGGCTTCAACTCCATCCCCGGCAACATCCGGGCGCCCATCATCGCCTTCGAGGTCAACTCCGGGGGGCAGTTCGAGAGTGTCTCGCGACTGCTCCTGATCGGTCACAAGAACACCGACGCGGACCTCGTCGACAGCGTGCCGGCCCGCTGCAACAGCGACGTCGAGGCCATCGCCATCGCCGGCAAGGGCTCGATGCTCGCCGAGATGATGATCGCCGCCCGCCGCAACGCACCGGCGCAGGACATCTGGCTGCTCTCCACACCGGCCGTCGGCGTCGCGGAAGTGCGCACCATCACGGTCGGTACGCTCCCCGCTGCAGGCGGTACCGGCATGTTGACCGTCGCCGGCGAGCCGATCGCGCTGACCATGGGCGCGGGCGACACCGCCGCCGCCGTTGCCACCGCCCTTGCCGCTGCCATCAACGGGTACCAGAACGCCCTGACCAGGTCGGCGCTGCCGTTCACCGCGACCTCCGCGACGAACGTGGTGACGTTGACGGCCCGCCATGCCGGCGCGATCGCCAACGACATCGATGTCTTCATTCCGACGCTGACCACCGGAAATGCCTTCACCAGCGTCCTGACCCTGGCGACTACGACCGCCGGCACGGGCGAGCCGGATACATCGGCGGCGCTCGCGGCGATGGGCGATGACCCGTTCGACTGGATCGTCTCGCCCTTCGGCGACGACGCGAACATGGATCGCTATCGGAGCGTTCTCTCGGATGTCAGCGGGCGCTGGGCGTGGAACCGGCAGTCCTACGGGCATGTCTATACCCAGCGCTCCGGCACCACCGCGGTGCTGACGACCTTCGGCCTGTCCTTTGACACGCGGCACATCACGGTGCTGCCGCGGCTGACGGGCGGCACGGACGGTGCCACGCCCTGGGCCTATGTCGCTGCCGTGGCGGCCCGGGTGACACCCTGGCTGTCCGACGGCGCGCTCGGCAACGTCTCGCGCAACCAGACCGGCCTCGTGGTCGAAGGCGTCGTCGCGCCGCGCGATCGCACGAAGTGGGTGAACGACTATGCCAGCCGCGACTCGTTCATCGGGTCGGGCCTCTCGACGCTCACCGTGCGCTCCGATGGTCAGGTCGCGATCGACAAACTCGTGACGATGCAGCGCACCGATGGCGCCGGCAATGTCGACACGACCTTCCGCGATCTCCAGAAGATCGGCCAGCTGATGTATGCGCTGCGGCGCTTCCGTGCGCGGCTGCAGGCGGAGCACGGGCAAAAGGCGATCGCCGACAGCAATCCCGGCGATCTCCTGGCGATTACCACGGCGCAGGATATCAAGGCGACGATGATCGCCACCGCGGCGGAGATGGCCGGTGTGCTCGAGAACATCGGCGAGTTCGCGCAGCGGCTCGATCTGCGGCGCAATGCCGACAATCCGAACCGCGTCGACATCTACGCGCCGCTCGACATGATCAACCCGCTGGACGTGATCGCCGCCAATGCGACGATCTACAGCCAGTATCGCGCCTTCTCGGCCGCTGCCTAA
- a CDS encoding baseplate J/gp47 family protein — protein MAYQTRTLAEISTSIRGAFRQYLRGTDASIRQNVLYVIAKVLALLSREYELRFEWVYRQLFVATADDIGHIRMHAADYRIYQKAAAASVGAITGTGAAGGTYPAGIRFLSGGTSYLTSTGFVVDISGNYTASVLAEATGAVTNRDAGAVLILADPSLYPRLNDEALVAAGGLGGGADIEGIESLRARTLERKARPPQGGALPDYERFALEVPGVVAAWAYSFIGGIGTIAVYVLFAGRTNLIPTSGDVAAVQAAIDARRMIRADGVTVIAPAPVAVPVTISGLAVDTPAVRAAIEAGLRATFLARARPGISADPFILSRSWISEAISTATGEERHTLVAPEADVSFTGGQIPVLGTVTYV, from the coding sequence ATGGCCTATCAGACCCGGACCCTCGCCGAAATTTCCACGTCCATCCGCGGCGCCTTCCGGCAATACCTGCGCGGCACCGACGCCTCGATCCGGCAGAACGTCCTCTATGTCATTGCCAAGGTGCTGGCGCTTCTGTCGCGCGAATACGAACTGCGGTTCGAGTGGGTCTACCGGCAGCTCTTTGTCGCGACGGCCGACGACATCGGTCATATCCGCATGCACGCGGCGGACTATCGGATCTACCAGAAGGCGGCGGCCGCGTCCGTGGGGGCAATCACCGGCACCGGCGCTGCGGGCGGGACCTATCCCGCCGGTATCCGCTTTCTATCCGGCGGGACCAGCTACCTGACCTCCACGGGCTTTGTCGTCGACATCAGCGGGAACTACACGGCGAGCGTGCTGGCGGAGGCGACAGGGGCAGTGACCAACCGGGATGCCGGGGCCGTCCTCATTCTGGCAGATCCTTCGCTCTATCCGCGTCTCAACGACGAGGCACTCGTGGCTGCGGGCGGGCTCGGTGGCGGCGCCGATATCGAGGGCATCGAAAGCCTTCGGGCCCGGACGCTCGAGCGCAAGGCGCGGCCGCCGCAGGGCGGGGCGTTGCCGGACTACGAGCGGTTTGCGCTGGAAGTGCCAGGAGTTGTGGCGGCGTGGGCCTATTCCTTCATCGGCGGCATCGGGACCATCGCCGTCTATGTACTGTTTGCCGGTCGCACGAACCTCATTCCGACGTCGGGCGACGTGGCGGCGGTGCAGGCGGCGATCGACGCTCGGCGGATGATCCGGGCCGACGGCGTGACGGTGATTGCCCCGGCACCCGTGGCGGTGCCGGTGACGATCTCCGGGCTGGCCGTCGATACGCCGGCGGTGCGGGCAGCGATCGAGGCGGGACTGCGGGCGACGTTTCTCGCGCGGGCGCGGCCGGGCATCTCGGCCGACCCCTTCATCCTCTCCCGGTCATGGATCTCCGAAGCGATCTCGACCGCGACGGGAGAGGAGCGGCACACGCTGGTCGCGCCGGAGGCGGATGTTTCCTTCACGGGCGGGCAGATCCCGGTCCTTGGCACCGTCACCTATGTCTGA
- a CDS encoding phage baseplate assembly protein translates to MASDSGLTRFELDGTVAHRKGQQFVDGKGYGADGFAEVHRPEPHGFASHPVKGGIGVLMQSRANRDAAYVLGGENPGLRPKGDYLTAGGTAIYDHLGNIVSVVAAKLRIVHATEIRLQAPLIVLDGLVKLGGDAASRPASAQGTLDTAGHAEVGNLATKVLML, encoded by the coding sequence ATGGCATCCGATAGCGGCCTGACGCGGTTCGAGCTCGACGGCACAGTCGCGCATAGGAAGGGGCAGCAGTTCGTAGACGGGAAGGGCTATGGCGCCGATGGCTTTGCCGAGGTCCATCGGCCGGAGCCGCACGGCTTTGCCTCGCATCCGGTGAAGGGTGGCATCGGCGTCCTGATGCAGTCCAGAGCAAACCGCGACGCGGCCTATGTGCTCGGCGGCGAGAACCCGGGGCTGCGGCCAAAGGGTGATTACCTGACGGCGGGCGGGACGGCGATCTACGACCACCTCGGCAACATCGTCTCGGTCGTAGCGGCAAAGCTTCGGATCGTCCACGCCACCGAGATCCGTCTGCAGGCGCCGCTGATCGTCCTCGACGGCCTGGTCAAGCTTGGCGGCGACGCCGCGTCTCGTCCGGCGTCGGCACAGGGAACGCTGGACACGGCGGGGCATGCCGAGGTCGGAAACCTCGCTACCAAGGTGCTGATGCTATGA